One Oryza glaberrima chromosome 11, OglaRS2, whole genome shotgun sequence genomic region harbors:
- the LOC127753730 gene encoding F-box/kelch-repeat protein At2g44130-like produces MRSPRSRALERDAGGVAVEHVELIPGMPDDVAVDCLARVQHGSHRAMRRVCRGWRSAAATPAFAMARAEAGANEDLVYLLQFANPAAAAAAAEEAKEDGDAPANSPAYGVAVYNVTTGEWRREKAAPPVPMFAQCAAVGTRLAVLGGWDPETFEPVADVHVLDASTGVWRSAPPMRSARSFFACAEAGGRIYVAGGHDKHKNALKTAEAYDAVADAWDPLPDMSEERDECDGMATVAGDRFLAVSGYRTARQGGFERDAEWFDPAARAWRRLDRVRAPPSAAHVVVRGRVWCIEGAAVMEWLGSRGGWREVGPSPPGLKAGTARAVCVGGGERVVVTGAIEDSDGGSGRHALWVFDVKTKNWTVVRPPPEFAGFAFSVAAVRI; encoded by the coding sequence atgaggagcCCGAGGAGCCGTGCGCTGgagcgcgacgccggcggcgtcgccgtcgagcaCGTCGAGCTCATCCCGGGGATGCccgacgacgtcgccgtcgactGCCTGGCGCGCGTCCAGCACGGGTCTCACCGGGCGATGCGGCGCGTGTGCCGCGGgtggaggagcgcggcggcgacgcccgcgTTCGCCATGGCGCGCGCCGAGGCTGGCGCCAACGAGGATTTGGTGTACCTGCTCCAGTTCGCGAACCCcgcagcggctgcggcggccgcggaggaggcgaaggaggacggcgacgcgccgGCGAACTCCCCGGCGTACGGGGTGGCGGTGTACAACGTGACGACGGGGGAGTGGaggcgggagaaggcggcgccgccggtgcccATGTTCGCGCAGTGCGCCGCGGTGGGGACGCGCCTGGCGGTGCTCGGCGGGTGGGACCCCGAGACGTTCGAGCCCGTGGCGGACGTCCACGTGCTCGACGCCTCCACCGGCGTGTggcggagcgcgccgccgaTGCGGTCGGCGAGGTCCTTCTTCGCGTgcgcggaggccggcgggaggaTCTACGTGGCGGGCGGGCACGACAAGCACAAGAACGCGCTCAAGACGGCGGAGGCGTACGACGCCGTGGCGGACGCGTGGGACCCGCTCCCGGACATGTCGGAGGAGCGGGACGAGTGCGACGGGATGGCGACCGTCGCCGGCGACAGGTTCCTCGCCGTGAGCGGGTACCGCACGGCGAGGCAGGGCGGGTTCGAGCGCGACGCCGAGTGGTTCgacccggcggcgcgcgcgtggcgcCGCCTCGACCGCGTCCGCgcccctccctccgccgcccacGTCGTGGTCCGCGGCCGCGTCTGGTGCATCGAGGGCGCCGCCGTGATGGAGTGGCTCGGGTCGCGCGGCGGGTGGCGCGAGGTCGGCCCCTCCCCGCCGGGCCTCAAGGCCGGCACCGCCCGCGCCGtctgcgtcggcggcggcgagcgcgtcgtcgtcaccggcgccATCGAGGACTCCGACGGCGGGTCCGGCCGCCACGCCCTCTGGGTGTTCGACGTAAAGACCAAGAACTGGACCGTGGTCCGCCCACCTCCAGAGTTCGCCGGATTCGccttctccgtcgccgccgtccgcatctga